A portion of the Symphalangus syndactylus isolate Jambi chromosome 13, NHGRI_mSymSyn1-v2.1_pri, whole genome shotgun sequence genome contains these proteins:
- the VSTM2B gene encoding V-set and transmembrane domain-containing protein 2B isoform X1, translating into MQRWRRLGAQPLTAPSLPLPSPSPRLSPAPGPPRRTRSLRAALGRTPGLRAAAERPLALRKEPRRNRRGRRRERRPEPKEVAVGSRTRRRQGGRSSRLRGAHSLGQGWVPARPSPCLARRAETEPRIPTVLWTTGQTEALTDRQQPPGGTASPAHPAQRPPPEPHRASRRGSGADWRPPAARGGGAARGHGRLGGVLAPAGADPSPRGRRLSAPGPPPPPRPPREMEQRNRLGALGYLPPLLLHALLLFVADATFTEVPKDVTVREGDDIEMPCAFRASGATSYSLEIQWWYLKEPPRELLHELALSVPGARSKVTNKDATKISTVRVQGNDISHRLRLSAVRLQDEGVYECRVSDYSDDDTQEHKAQALLRVLSRFAPPNMQAAEAVSHIQSSGPRRHGPASAANANNAGATSRTTSEPGRGDKSPPPRSPPAAIDPAVPEAAAASAAHTPTTTVAAAAAASSASPPSGQAVLLRQRHGSGTGRSYTTDPLLSLLLLALHKFLRLLVGH; encoded by the exons ATGCAGCGGTGGAGGCGGCTTGGCGCCCAGCCACTGAccgccccctcccttcccctcccctccccctctccccgcCTCTCTCCGGCTCCGGGTCCGCCACGCCGGACCCGCTCTCTCCGCGCTGCGCTGGGTCGGACGCCAGGTCTGCGCGCCGCGGCTGAGCGCCCACTCGCCCTGCGGAAAGAGCCGCGGAGGAAccggcgggggcggcggcgggaGCGGCGGCCGGAGCCGAAGGAGGTGGCAGTCGGGAGCAGAACCAGAAGGAGACAGGGAGGCAGAAGCTCGCGGCTCCGTGGCGCGCACTCCCTCGGCCAGGGATGGGTCCCGGCGCggcccagcccctgcctggcccGCCGGGCAGAGACTGAACCGCGGATCCCCACCGTCCTGTGGACGACCGGACAGACAGAGGCACTGACCGATCGCCAGCAGCCTCCCGGTGGGACCGCGTCTCCCGCACACCCCGCGCAGCGCCCCCCGCCGGAGCCGCACCGGGCAAGCCGGCGAGGGAGCGGGGCTGATTGGCGGCCGCCGGCGGCCAGGGGAGGGGGCGCTGCGCGGGGCCATGGCAGGCTTGGAGGCGTCCTAGCCCCAGCCGGAGCCGATCCGAGCCCACGCGGCCGCCGCCTCTCCGCTCCCGGGCCCCCGCCGCCACCGCGCCCCCCGCGGGAGATGGAACAGCGGAACCGGCTCGGTGCCCTCGGATACCTGCCGCCTCTGCTGCTGCATGCCCTGCTGCTCTTCGTGGCCGACG ctacATTCACAGAAGTCCCCAAAGATGTGACAGTACGAGAGGGAGACGACATCGAAATGCCCTGCGCGTTCCGGGCCAGCGGAGCCACCTCGTATTCGCTGGAGATTCAGTGGTGGTACCTCAAGGAGCCACCCCGGGAGCTGCTGCACGAGCTGGCGCTCAGCGTGCCGGGCGCCCGGAGCAAG GTAACAAATAAGGATGCAACTAAAATCAGC ACCGTGCGCGTCCAGGGCAATGACATCTCACACCGGCTTCGGCTGTCTGCCGTGCGGCTGCAGGACGAGGGCGTGTACGAGTGCCGCGTGTCGGACTACAGCGACGACGACACGCAAGAGCACAAGGCCCAGGCGCTGCTGCGCGTGCTCTCGCGCTTCGCGCCGCCCAACATGCAGGCCGCCGAGGCCGTGTCCCACATCCAGAGCAGCGGCCCGCGTCGCCACGGCCCAGCCAGCGCCGCCAACGCCAACAACGCGGGCGCCACGAGCCGCACCACCTCCGAGCCTGGCCGCGGCGACAAGAGCCCGCCGCCCAGGAGCCCTCCCGCCGCCATCGATCCCGCAGTCCCCGAGGCCGCAGCAGCCTCCGCGGCCCACACGCCCACCACCACAGTCGCGGCAGCTGCTGCTGCCTCGTCAGCGTCGCCGCCATCGGGACAGGCGGTCCTGCTGCGCCAGAGGCACGGCTCCG
- the VSTM2B gene encoding V-set and transmembrane domain-containing protein 2B isoform X2, protein MQRWRRLGAQPLTAPSLPLPSPSPRLSPAPGPPRRTRSLRAALGRTPGLRAAAERPLALRKEPRRNRRGRRRERRPEPKEVAVGSRTRRRQGGRSSRLRGAHSLGQGWVPARPSPCLARRAETEPRIPTVLWTTGQTEALTDRQQPPGGTASPAHPAQRPPPEPHRASRRGSGADWRPPAARGGGAARGHGRLGGVLAPAGADPSPRGRRLSAPGPPPPPRPPREMEQRNRLGALGYLPPLLLHALLLFVADATFTEVPKDVTVREGDDIEMPCAFRASGATSYSLEIQWWYLKEPPRELLHELALSVPGARSKTVRVQGNDISHRLRLSAVRLQDEGVYECRVSDYSDDDTQEHKAQALLRVLSRFAPPNMQAAEAVSHIQSSGPRRHGPASAANANNAGATSRTTSEPGRGDKSPPPRSPPAAIDPAVPEAAAASAAHTPTTTVAAAAAASSASPPSGQAVLLRQRHGSGTGRSYTTDPLLSLLLLALHKFLRLLVGH, encoded by the exons ATGCAGCGGTGGAGGCGGCTTGGCGCCCAGCCACTGAccgccccctcccttcccctcccctccccctctccccgcCTCTCTCCGGCTCCGGGTCCGCCACGCCGGACCCGCTCTCTCCGCGCTGCGCTGGGTCGGACGCCAGGTCTGCGCGCCGCGGCTGAGCGCCCACTCGCCCTGCGGAAAGAGCCGCGGAGGAAccggcgggggcggcggcgggaGCGGCGGCCGGAGCCGAAGGAGGTGGCAGTCGGGAGCAGAACCAGAAGGAGACAGGGAGGCAGAAGCTCGCGGCTCCGTGGCGCGCACTCCCTCGGCCAGGGATGGGTCCCGGCGCggcccagcccctgcctggcccGCCGGGCAGAGACTGAACCGCGGATCCCCACCGTCCTGTGGACGACCGGACAGACAGAGGCACTGACCGATCGCCAGCAGCCTCCCGGTGGGACCGCGTCTCCCGCACACCCCGCGCAGCGCCCCCCGCCGGAGCCGCACCGGGCAAGCCGGCGAGGGAGCGGGGCTGATTGGCGGCCGCCGGCGGCCAGGGGAGGGGGCGCTGCGCGGGGCCATGGCAGGCTTGGAGGCGTCCTAGCCCCAGCCGGAGCCGATCCGAGCCCACGCGGCCGCCGCCTCTCCGCTCCCGGGCCCCCGCCGCCACCGCGCCCCCCGCGGGAGATGGAACAGCGGAACCGGCTCGGTGCCCTCGGATACCTGCCGCCTCTGCTGCTGCATGCCCTGCTGCTCTTCGTGGCCGACG ctacATTCACAGAAGTCCCCAAAGATGTGACAGTACGAGAGGGAGACGACATCGAAATGCCCTGCGCGTTCCGGGCCAGCGGAGCCACCTCGTATTCGCTGGAGATTCAGTGGTGGTACCTCAAGGAGCCACCCCGGGAGCTGCTGCACGAGCTGGCGCTCAGCGTGCCGGGCGCCCGGAGCAAG ACCGTGCGCGTCCAGGGCAATGACATCTCACACCGGCTTCGGCTGTCTGCCGTGCGGCTGCAGGACGAGGGCGTGTACGAGTGCCGCGTGTCGGACTACAGCGACGACGACACGCAAGAGCACAAGGCCCAGGCGCTGCTGCGCGTGCTCTCGCGCTTCGCGCCGCCCAACATGCAGGCCGCCGAGGCCGTGTCCCACATCCAGAGCAGCGGCCCGCGTCGCCACGGCCCAGCCAGCGCCGCCAACGCCAACAACGCGGGCGCCACGAGCCGCACCACCTCCGAGCCTGGCCGCGGCGACAAGAGCCCGCCGCCCAGGAGCCCTCCCGCCGCCATCGATCCCGCAGTCCCCGAGGCCGCAGCAGCCTCCGCGGCCCACACGCCCACCACCACAGTCGCGGCAGCTGCTGCTGCCTCGTCAGCGTCGCCGCCATCGGGACAGGCGGTCCTGCTGCGCCAGAGGCACGGCTCCG